Proteins from one Sabethes cyaneus chromosome 2, idSabCyanKW18_F2, whole genome shotgun sequence genomic window:
- the LOC128735801 gene encoding uncharacterized protein LOC128735801 yields MKAFGVILLIFCLVASSIAAVAVLQNATHPDHPKRCYDEGSKIVLEPGETKTIPMTCTEIFCSENLSLTYTSCGIAVNNDPKCEEIEPDLSKDHPECCIKYKCVVDGKITYM; encoded by the exons ATGAAGGCGTTTGGAGTGATCTTGTTGATCTTCTGTTTAGTGGCTTCTTCAATAGCAGCGGTTGCAGTGCTACAGAATGCAACGCATCCCG ATCACCCGAAAAGGTGTTACGATGAAGGATCTAAAATTGTACTGGAGCCCGGCGAAACTAAAACAATCCCAATGACATGTACGGAAATCTTTTGTTCGGAAAATTTGTCGTTAACATACACAAG CTGTGGGATTGCAGTGAACAACGATCCCAAATGCGAGGAAATCGAACCTGATTTGAGTAAAGATCATCCGGAATGCTGCATAAAATACAAGTGCGTGGTCGACGGAAAAATTACATATATGTAA
- the LOC128738226 gene encoding uncharacterized protein LOC128738226: MKTTAVYLIVYGVILGITYSHGYTYIQPNAVNEDFPGECYDANTKIHFKPGETRQRPGLCETMTCGRDNSIVYYGCGVAIMDDPNCTKIEQDFSKSHPDCCVKYKCEIEGKIFYF, translated from the exons ATGAAAACAACCGCAGTATACTTAATTGTTTACGGTGTGATATTAGGAATTACCTATAGTCATGGCTACACATACATTCAACCGAATGCAGTGAACGAGG ATTTCCCTGGAGAGTGCTACGACGCGAACACGAAGATTCACTTTAAGCCAGGCGAAACCCGCCAACGACCTGGTCTCTGCGAGACTATGACGTGTGGACGTGATAATTCGATTGTCTACTATGG ATGTGGCGTAGCCATAATGGACGATCCTAATTGCACAAAAATTGAGCAGGACTTCAGTAAAAGCCATCCTGACTGCTGCGTCAAGTATAAATGCGAAATTGaaggaaaaatattttatttttag